TCGGTTCTAATTCTTCCGGCATAGGTTAAGACCTCCTCTTAACTTCGGTATTTCGCATTAAACTCGTATGTAAAATCATCCTTACCTCATTGCTTAAAGTTAATCGATTATGTGGTACCCACCGTCAACGTATATAGTCTCACCGGTTATCAACTTCCCTGCTTCAGTTGCCAATGCCGCGGTTGCATTCCCTACATCATCTATTGAGGCGAGTGCTTTGGCCGGGGCCTTCACGGTTGCTATGCTTAGAAGCTCATCGAAGTGTGAAAGGCCGGATGCTGCGCGCGTCTGGATGGGCCCGGGAGAAATTGCGTTAACCCGGATCTTCGGGCCTAGTTCTGCCGCCAGGTATCTTACGGTAGCTTCCAGGGCTGCCTTTATCGGCCCCATGAGGTTGTAATGTTCCACGACCATGTGCGCGCCATAGTAGCTCATGGTAAATAGGGTTCCGCCTTCCTTCATTAGGGATTCGGACAGCCGGGCCATTCGTATGAAGGAATGGCAAGAGACATCCACTGCGGTGAGAAATCCTTCAAGGGATGAGTCAACCAGCCTTCCTTGCAGGTCACCCTTTGGGGCAAAGGCTATTGAATGGAGTGCGATGTCGAGTTTGCCCCATTTTCGACCAATTTCAGTAAAAACTTTTTCCAGGTCTCCCTCTTTTCTCACGTCGCATGGCATGAAAATAGATGCCTCAAGCTCCTTTGCCAGAGGCTCGACGTAGGGTTTAGCCTTGTCGTTAAAATAAGTAATCGCTAAATCGGCTCCGAGGGATTTGAAGGCCTT
Above is a genomic segment from Thermodesulfobacteriota bacterium containing:
- the fabI gene encoding enoyl-ACP reductase FabI is translated as MLKDKKALVIGIANEDSIAYGCAKAFKSLGADLAITYFNDKAKPYVEPLAKELEASIFMPCDVRKEGDLEKVFTEIGRKWGKLDIALHSIAFAPKGDLQGRLVDSSLEGFLTAVDVSCHSFIRMARLSESLMKEGGTLFTMSYYGAHMVVEHYNLMGPIKAALEATVRYLAAELGPKIRVNAISPGPIQTRAASGLSHFDELLSIATVKAPAKALASIDDVGNATAALATEAGKLITGETIYVDGGYHIID